The Actinomadura sp. WMMB 499 genome includes a window with the following:
- a CDS encoding BTAD domain-containing putative transcriptional regulator: MRVGILGALEVTIGDEHVHVGGVRLRAFLVRLALDAGRVVTVDSLADAVWGPDQPADPVNAMHTLVSRLRRALTGAAEPRWAQDGYRLGIDADAVDALRFERLALEGRRALRRQHAGDAVARLREALELWRGDPLAGAAPTPYLEAAAGRLQELRLGAIEDRAEAELLGGVGGFDLVAELGELAAAHPLRERLRALHIRALHAAGRRAEALAAYEDFRAYLADELGADPGPGLQELHLSTLRGTPEPSAAGGPAVGPPGVPPGGPPDPPQPRPAAPRGNVRTMLTSFIGREDELRQVDEGLRQGRLVTLVGPGGAGKTRIATTYAAGAAGDHPGGAWLVELAPLTDAADVPRAVIGVLGLREGVLEGSDRPRDELRRLAEVLSATGALLVLDNCEHLLEGVARMVDDLLGHCPGLRVLATSRELLGIDGERLCSVLPLATPLPGDPPEVISASPSIRLLLDRVASHRPGLSFGPAELPVVAEICRRLDGLPLAIELAAARLRTLPAGELATRLDERFRLLTGGSRTALPRHQTLRAVVDWSWELLDEAERRFLQRLAVFPGTIVPEGAERVGEPPGHVLEALALLVDRSLLQVVEGPEARYRMLETIREYGLERLAEEGELTGTRAAHARYVLESAESSVPRLRGPEQPRLLRLLSDRHDDQMAALHEFGETGDAAGAVRLAAALGLPWTMRGDHAEAARRLRRALSVPGPAPDTAWATATAFWLFNLTMSEGPGHPDAVTGELRERIRRGLDERANEAFVLAGMALALIDNDLEAARTVAAGGPPPADPWTRAMIRLTGAFLHANDGDMEAMSREMAAAVEDFRQAEERWGLATALTFVGGSRQALGDDRGAVAALEESVRLMRELGLGDAAFQQVIWLAEARSRLGDLQRMRSELLEAVASDRPRPAHAAALFRISLAKLALDAGDVEDARRQLAEADRGLRSASAQEPLTLAMLESVRGRLLIVTGNLAAAGRHLAVALDAAADAPDVPLVAALGVSAAQLRHRQGDAKGAAELLGACRALHGLSGDHDPDTAALAGELRAELGAEAFELAREHGAALERDGALALLRRSCGTPEQDRPANPG; the protein is encoded by the coding sequence ATGCGCGTGGGCATCCTGGGAGCTCTAGAAGTGACCATTGGGGACGAGCACGTGCACGTGGGGGGCGTCCGGTTGCGGGCGTTCCTGGTGCGGCTGGCGCTGGACGCCGGCCGGGTGGTGACGGTCGACTCCCTCGCCGACGCGGTCTGGGGCCCCGACCAGCCCGCCGACCCGGTCAACGCGATGCACACGCTGGTGTCGCGGCTGCGCCGCGCGCTGACCGGCGCGGCCGAACCGCGCTGGGCGCAGGACGGGTACCGGCTGGGCATCGACGCCGACGCGGTGGACGCGCTGCGCTTCGAGCGGCTGGCGCTGGAGGGCCGCCGGGCGCTGCGGCGGCAGCACGCGGGCGACGCGGTGGCGCGGCTGCGGGAGGCGCTCGAGCTGTGGCGCGGAGACCCGCTGGCGGGCGCGGCGCCGACCCCGTACCTGGAGGCCGCCGCCGGCCGGCTGCAGGAACTGCGGCTCGGCGCGATCGAGGACCGCGCGGAGGCCGAGCTGCTGGGCGGCGTCGGCGGGTTCGACCTGGTGGCCGAGCTGGGCGAGCTGGCCGCCGCGCACCCCCTCCGGGAGCGGCTGCGCGCCCTGCACATCCGGGCGCTGCACGCGGCCGGGCGGCGCGCCGAAGCGCTGGCGGCCTACGAGGACTTCCGCGCCTACCTGGCCGACGAACTGGGCGCCGACCCCGGCCCGGGGCTGCAGGAACTGCACCTGAGCACGCTGCGCGGCACCCCCGAGCCGTCCGCCGCGGGCGGCCCGGCGGTCGGCCCGCCGGGCGTGCCGCCGGGCGGGCCGCCCGATCCGCCGCAGCCTCGGCCGGCGGCCCCGCGCGGCAACGTCCGGACCATGCTGACCAGCTTCATCGGGCGCGAGGACGAGCTGCGGCAGGTCGACGAGGGCCTGCGGCAGGGGCGGCTGGTGACCCTGGTCGGGCCCGGCGGGGCGGGCAAGACCCGCATCGCGACCACCTACGCCGCCGGCGCGGCCGGCGACCACCCCGGCGGAGCATGGCTGGTGGAGCTGGCGCCGCTCACCGACGCCGCGGACGTGCCGCGCGCGGTGATCGGGGTGCTGGGCCTCCGGGAAGGGGTGCTGGAAGGCTCGGACCGGCCCCGCGACGAACTGCGGCGGCTCGCCGAGGTGCTGTCGGCCACCGGCGCGCTGCTGGTGCTGGACAACTGCGAGCACCTGCTCGAAGGGGTCGCCCGGATGGTCGACGACCTGCTCGGCCACTGCCCCGGGCTGCGGGTGCTGGCGACGAGCCGCGAGCTGCTCGGCATCGACGGCGAGCGGCTCTGCTCGGTGCTGCCGCTGGCGACGCCCCTGCCGGGCGACCCGCCGGAGGTGATCTCCGCCAGCCCGTCGATCCGGCTGCTCCTCGACCGGGTCGCCTCGCACCGGCCGGGCCTGTCGTTCGGCCCCGCGGAACTGCCGGTCGTCGCGGAGATCTGCCGCCGCCTCGACGGGCTCCCGCTGGCGATCGAGCTCGCCGCCGCCCGCCTGCGCACCCTTCCCGCCGGGGAACTGGCGACCCGGCTCGACGAGCGGTTCCGGCTGCTGACGGGCGGCAGCCGCACCGCCCTGCCCCGGCACCAGACGCTGCGGGCGGTCGTCGACTGGAGCTGGGAGTTGCTCGACGAGGCCGAGCGCCGGTTCCTGCAGCGGCTCGCGGTGTTCCCCGGCACCATCGTCCCGGAGGGCGCGGAACGGGTGGGCGAGCCGCCCGGGCACGTCCTGGAGGCGCTGGCGTTGCTGGTGGACAGGTCGCTGCTCCAGGTCGTCGAGGGGCCCGAGGCCCGCTACCGGATGCTGGAGACCATCCGCGAGTACGGGCTGGAGCGGCTCGCCGAGGAGGGCGAGCTGACCGGGACCCGCGCCGCGCACGCCCGGTACGTCCTCGAGTCGGCCGAATCGTCCGTGCCGCGGCTGCGGGGCCCGGAGCAGCCGCGCCTGCTGCGCCTGCTGAGCGACCGGCACGACGACCAGATGGCCGCGCTGCACGAGTTCGGCGAGACCGGCGACGCCGCGGGCGCGGTGCGGCTCGCGGCGGCGCTCGGGCTGCCGTGGACCATGCGGGGCGACCACGCCGAGGCGGCGCGGCGGCTGCGCCGCGCCCTGTCGGTGCCCGGCCCCGCGCCGGACACCGCGTGGGCGACCGCCACCGCCTTCTGGCTCTTCAACCTGACGATGTCGGAGGGCCCCGGCCACCCGGACGCGGTCACCGGCGAGCTGCGGGAGCGGATCCGCCGCGGCCTGGACGAGCGCGCGAACGAGGCGTTCGTCCTGGCCGGGATGGCGCTCGCGCTGATCGACAATGATCTCGAGGCGGCGCGGACGGTGGCCGCCGGCGGGCCGCCGCCCGCCGACCCGTGGACGCGCGCGATGATCCGGCTGACCGGCGCGTTCCTGCACGCCAACGACGGCGACATGGAGGCGATGAGCCGGGAGATGGCCGCCGCCGTCGAGGACTTCCGGCAGGCCGAGGAGCGGTGGGGGCTGGCCACCGCGCTGACGTTCGTCGGCGGTTCCCGGCAGGCCCTCGGCGACGACCGGGGCGCGGTCGCGGCGCTGGAGGAGTCGGTCCGGCTGATGCGGGAACTCGGCCTGGGAGACGCGGCGTTCCAGCAGGTGATCTGGCTGGCCGAGGCGCGCAGCCGGCTCGGCGACCTGCAGCGGATGCGCAGCGAACTGCTGGAGGCGGTCGCGAGCGACCGGCCCCGGCCCGCCCACGCCGCCGCCCTCTTCCGGATCTCGCTGGCCAAGCTGGCCCTGGACGCGGGGGACGTGGAGGACGCGCGGCGGCAGCTCGCCGAGGCGGACCGCGGCCTGCGGTCGGCGTCCGCGCAGGAACCGCTCACCCTGGCCATGCTGGAATCGGTGCGGGGGCGGCTCCTGATCGTCACCGGGAACCTGGCGGCGGCCGGCCGGCATCTGGCCGTGGCGCTGGACGCGGCGGCGGACGCGCCGGACGTGCCGCTCGTCGCGGCGCTCGGAGTCAGCGCCGCGCAGCTGCGCCACCGGCAGGGCGACGCGAAGGGCGCGGCGGAACTGCTGGGCGCCTGCCGCGCGCTGCACGGCCTGTCCGGCGACCACGACCCCGACACCGCCGCGCTGGCCGGCGAACTGCGCGCCGAACTCGGCGCGGAGGCGTTCGAGCTGGCCCGCGAGCACGGCGCCGCCCTGGAACGCGACGGCGCGCTGGCGCTGCTCCGGCGCTCCTGCGGAACGCCGGAGCAGGACCGGCCCGCGAACCCCGGTTAG
- a CDS encoding activator-dependent family glycosyltransferase, translated as MRILFTTFAAESHLHTQVSMAWALQTAGHEVRLASQPDLVDAITAAGLTAVPVGEPLGLADRVQEINDNIEQAEVTDAGSAGDAGLDMNELRPEKLTWEYMSKVFGTMTPVVFRNASPDSTVDDLVAFARAWGPDLVVWDPFTFAGPVAAKACGAAHARVIAGLDLFGHMRRRFTAARDERPAGQDADPLRDWLQECLARHGAAFDEDVPLGQWTIDPTPASMRLPVDLHYVPVRHVPYNGPAVVPGWLREPPRRRRICLTFGLSYRQMWGAETSLDDVLGAVADLDVEVVATLNAEQQKSLGELPENVRVEEFVPFGALLPTCSAVIHHGSQGAFGIALSHAIPQLIVPEGQWDTALKAQAVEAAGAGLRLPPMREFSADALRGSLARLLDEPSFAESARKLRRETLAMPAPNDVVPQLEALTAEFRAAGA; from the coding sequence ATGCGCATCCTGTTCACGACGTTCGCCGCGGAGAGCCATCTGCACACGCAGGTGTCCATGGCGTGGGCGTTGCAGACCGCGGGGCACGAGGTCCGGCTGGCGAGCCAGCCCGACCTCGTCGACGCGATCACCGCGGCGGGGCTGACCGCCGTCCCCGTCGGCGAGCCGCTGGGGCTGGCGGACCGCGTCCAGGAGATCAATGACAACATCGAGCAGGCCGAGGTCACCGACGCGGGCTCGGCGGGCGACGCGGGCCTCGACATGAACGAGCTGCGTCCCGAGAAGCTGACCTGGGAGTACATGTCGAAGGTGTTCGGCACCATGACGCCGGTGGTGTTCCGCAACGCCTCCCCCGACTCGACGGTGGACGACCTGGTGGCGTTCGCCCGCGCGTGGGGGCCGGACCTGGTGGTGTGGGATCCGTTCACCTTCGCGGGGCCGGTCGCGGCGAAGGCGTGCGGCGCCGCGCACGCCCGCGTCATCGCCGGTCTCGACCTGTTCGGCCACATGCGGCGCCGGTTCACCGCCGCCCGCGACGAGCGCCCCGCCGGGCAGGACGCCGACCCGCTGCGCGACTGGCTGCAGGAGTGCCTGGCGCGGCACGGCGCGGCCTTCGACGAGGACGTCCCGCTCGGCCAGTGGACCATCGACCCGACGCCGGCGTCGATGCGGCTGCCGGTGGACCTGCACTACGTCCCCGTGCGGCACGTCCCCTACAACGGTCCCGCCGTCGTTCCGGGCTGGCTGCGGGAGCCGCCGCGCCGCCGCCGGATCTGCCTCACCTTCGGGCTGTCGTACCGGCAGATGTGGGGCGCCGAGACGTCGCTGGACGACGTGCTCGGCGCGGTCGCCGATCTCGACGTGGAGGTCGTCGCCACGCTGAACGCCGAGCAGCAGAAGTCGCTGGGCGAGCTGCCGGAGAACGTGCGGGTGGAGGAGTTCGTCCCGTTCGGGGCGCTGCTGCCGACGTGCTCGGCGGTCATCCACCACGGCAGCCAGGGCGCCTTCGGCATCGCCCTGTCGCACGCGATCCCGCAGCTCATCGTGCCCGAGGGGCAGTGGGACACCGCGCTGAAGGCGCAGGCGGTCGAGGCGGCGGGCGCCGGGCTGCGGCTGCCGCCGATGCGCGAGTTCAGCGCGGACGCGCTGCGGGGCTCGCTCGCGCGGCTGCTGGACGAGCCGTCGTTCGCCGAGTCCGCGCGGAAGCTGCGGCGGGAGACGCTGGCGATGCCCGCGCCGAACGACGTCGTCCCGCAACTGGAGGCCCTCACCGCCGAGTTTCGCGCCGCCGGCGCCTAA
- a CDS encoding cytochrome P450, which yields MTSADSAIFTPRPDGSPPPEFAERRAGAPLAPVTMPSGDEATLAVRYADVHEVLTSPDFSRAALLAPEAPRILPGEEFGEDPNALTNMDPPRHTRIRRVLAGIFSPRHVKEWHPRVAAMTDELVGAVATGERPVDLVETFTLPLPIQIMCELMGVPAADRRKFQLWTDMIISSTAFTAEERIGAAGEFTGYVSELIEGRRGTGGDALIDALIEAHEDGERLSEAELVHLTVMLIMAGYETTAGVLARGLLTLLTTGQYRTLVEEPAVIPTAVEEILRYEAPSDGGLLRMPTKDVRLPSGVVGEGQAVMPSMAAANRDPEVFTDPETFDVRRAKCPHLTFGQGAHYCAGANLARHELQVALETLTRRLPDLRLAVEPTEIEWRKGLLLRGPLTVPVTW from the coding sequence ATGACGAGTGCTGACTCTGCGATCTTCACCCCGCGCCCGGACGGGTCCCCGCCTCCCGAGTTCGCCGAGCGCCGGGCCGGTGCCCCGCTCGCGCCGGTGACGATGCCCAGCGGCGACGAGGCCACGCTGGCCGTCCGGTACGCGGACGTCCACGAGGTGCTGACCAGTCCCGACTTCAGCCGGGCCGCGCTGCTGGCGCCGGAGGCCCCGCGCATCCTGCCCGGCGAGGAGTTCGGCGAGGACCCCAACGCGCTGACCAACATGGACCCTCCCCGCCACACCCGGATCCGGCGCGTCCTCGCCGGCATTTTCAGCCCCCGGCACGTGAAGGAATGGCACCCGCGCGTGGCGGCGATGACCGACGAACTGGTCGGCGCCGTGGCCACCGGGGAGCGGCCCGTCGACCTGGTCGAGACGTTCACGCTGCCGCTGCCCATCCAGATCATGTGCGAGCTGATGGGGGTGCCGGCGGCCGACCGCCGCAAGTTCCAGCTGTGGACCGACATGATCATCTCCAGCACGGCGTTCACCGCCGAGGAGCGGATCGGCGCCGCCGGCGAGTTCACCGGCTACGTCAGCGAGCTGATCGAGGGCCGCCGCGGCACCGGCGGCGACGCCCTGATCGACGCGCTGATCGAGGCGCACGAGGACGGGGAGCGGCTCAGCGAGGCCGAGCTGGTCCACCTCACCGTCATGCTGATCATGGCCGGGTACGAGACCACCGCCGGGGTGCTGGCGCGCGGCCTCCTCACCCTGCTGACCACCGGCCAGTACCGGACCCTGGTCGAGGAGCCCGCCGTGATCCCGACCGCGGTCGAGGAGATCCTGCGGTACGAGGCGCCCAGCGACGGCGGGCTGCTGCGGATGCCCACCAAGGACGTGCGGCTCCCGTCCGGGGTCGTGGGCGAGGGCCAGGCGGTGATGCCGTCCATGGCCGCGGCCAACCGCGACCCGGAGGTCTTCACCGATCCGGAGACCTTCGACGTCCGCCGCGCGAAGTGCCCGCATCTGACGTTCGGGCAGGGTGCCCACTACTGCGCCGGCGCGAACCTGGCCCGGCACGAGCTCCAGGTGGCGCTGGAGACGCTGACGCGGCGGCTGCCCGACCTGCGGCTCGCCGTCGAGCCCACCGAGATCGAGTGGCGCAAGGGCCTGCTGCTGCGGGGGCCGCTGACCGTCCCCGTGACCTGGTGA
- a CDS encoding activator-dependent family glycosyltransferase, with product MRVLFTTIPSSSHLQVMVPMAWALRTAGHEVVFASQPELTDDIVAAGLPAVPVGEAFAMEAVMVDGRPLDAADVGMEVHDLHAGNLTYDRLHGLFTAAAGLFLPMMSPEGMVDELVDFARHWRPDLVIWDQNSFAGPLAAAVAGAAHGRLMFGLDVMGWLRQSYVRMLDERPEGRRDDPFEDWMQPILDRYGLAYERDLAIGQFTLCPLPASVRLDGGVRYVPFRYIPYGGRAVVPDWLRRPPERRRVCITLGVTQRQLGQDWVPTAELLEAVADLDAEVVATLDAKQLETLPSVPDNVRAVDFVPLDALLPSCSAALHHGGGGTFLTMLAHGVPQVIVPNMLWDTPHKADAVTETGAGLRLDLDRYGGLSPDAVRDALRRMLDEPSFAAGAARLRDEVVGTPGPNQVVPVLEKIAAEHRRNA from the coding sequence GTGCGAGTTCTGTTCACCACGATCCCCTCGTCGTCGCACCTGCAGGTGATGGTCCCGATGGCGTGGGCGCTGCGCACGGCGGGCCACGAGGTGGTCTTCGCGAGCCAGCCGGAACTGACCGACGACATCGTGGCCGCGGGCCTGCCGGCGGTGCCGGTCGGCGAAGCCTTCGCGATGGAGGCCGTCATGGTCGACGGCCGCCCGCTGGACGCCGCCGACGTCGGCATGGAGGTCCATGACCTGCACGCCGGGAACCTGACCTACGACCGGCTGCACGGCCTGTTCACCGCCGCCGCCGGGCTGTTCCTGCCGATGATGTCGCCCGAGGGGATGGTGGACGAGCTGGTGGACTTCGCTCGCCACTGGCGCCCGGACCTGGTCATCTGGGACCAGAACAGCTTCGCCGGGCCGCTGGCCGCCGCGGTCGCCGGCGCCGCCCACGGCCGGCTGATGTTCGGCCTCGACGTTATGGGCTGGCTCCGGCAGTCCTACGTCCGGATGCTCGACGAGCGGCCCGAGGGGCGGCGCGACGACCCGTTCGAGGACTGGATGCAGCCGATCCTGGACCGCTACGGCCTCGCCTACGAACGCGACCTGGCCATCGGCCAGTTCACGCTGTGCCCGCTGCCCGCCTCGGTCCGGCTGGACGGCGGCGTCCGGTACGTCCCGTTCCGCTACATCCCCTACGGTGGCCGCGCCGTCGTCCCCGACTGGCTGCGCCGCCCGCCGGAACGCCGCCGGGTGTGCATCACGCTCGGCGTCACCCAGCGGCAGCTCGGCCAGGACTGGGTGCCGACCGCCGAGCTGCTGGAGGCCGTGGCCGACCTGGACGCCGAGGTCGTCGCCACGCTGGACGCCAAGCAGCTCGAGACGCTGCCGAGCGTCCCGGACAACGTGCGCGCGGTGGACTTCGTCCCCCTGGACGCGCTGCTGCCGAGCTGTTCCGCCGCGCTGCACCACGGCGGCGGCGGGACCTTCCTCACCATGCTGGCGCACGGCGTGCCGCAGGTCATCGTCCCCAACATGCTGTGGGACACCCCGCACAAGGCCGACGCCGTCACCGAGACCGGCGCCGGCCTCCGGCTGGACCTGGACCGGTACGGGGGGCTCAGCCCGGACGCCGTCCGGGACGCGCTCCGCCGCATGCTGGACGAGCCGTCGTTCGCGGCCGGCGCCGCACGGCTGCGCGACGAGGTGGTCGGCACCCCCGGCCCGAACCAGGTCGTCCCGGTCCTGGAGAAGATCGCCGCCGAACACCGGCGGAACGCCTGA